The Ailuropoda melanoleuca isolate Jingjing chromosome 15, ASM200744v2, whole genome shotgun sequence genomic sequence AGTGTGATATGCTTTCAGAAGGAGACATAAGTATCACCTTGCTATCTTTCTAGGAAAGGTCCTGTGGTTTCACAAGGAGAGTTTTCTTTAAGAATTAAGGTTTGTCTTTAGTCAACCACAATGGATTTAAATATTGCTACTCTTTAGGGACAGTGCTCCACCCACAACTCCTCTGCAACcccacttaaatttattttaacaatatattgacagttaaaatttattttaacaatatatggACAGTAATCCAAAGGTAACTGAGGAATCACATATGAAGTTTTCTGGTTGAAGTTGCCAGTTGCCACTACGATCACTTTCATaagagactttgttttgtttttaccattttttagtACCATAAAGCTGTTAGCTTCAGCCATTGAGGTATGTTGATTAGTATATCCTTCTGCATTAAAATTCCCTAAGAATTAAAACCTCAGTTGCATCTTCACGTTTCACAGGTTCCTAGATTTCTACTGAAAGTGGTTTTGAGAATGTACTTCAGACAGGTCTAGAAGTTTGGTCCTATTTTAGGTTCTGAAATGAATGAAGTGGggataagaaatatatttttcaagagtACTACATGAAATAATTGACTTCCCTGATTGTCCGCTGATGTATTGTTGCTGACAGTTCCCCACCGTGACTTTTCTATAATATACGGTATCTACTGGGAATATTATTCCATCGTGTGGGGATTTGTATGGAGGTTAGGTTGAGAAAAATGACATTTGCTTTTCTCCCCTATCGTTGCTCTGGGTTGACAAGGTGTTGATTTAGCGTTGGGAATGGACTGGTCACATGGCTCTTTACATATTGTCACTACCGTACCGATTAAAGTAGTTTGTCTTGCCTCCAGCATAGTTCAAATAAAACACACGGCTTTGCCCCCTCCTTGTCTTCTTGTAAAACAGATTTCACTTTTTAGCCTTAGCAAAACTTCGTATCGCTCATCTAATCTGCAGGAGAACTTCATATTAGAGAAGAAAGCTTTAAAGAGGTTCAGTTCAATAAACATCTCTGCAATCTGAGCCCTGACGGTTTCGGGCTAAGTGCACAGTTGGCAATTCTCAAAAGGTCCCTTCGTGAAATTTTTGACCTGGTGATTGCTAACAGGAGAGACCAAGTCAAGATCTGAAAGAAGGTCTTCGCACCGAGTCGACTTAGAAAGAGGCCCCCAAGAGTGTCCGAAATGGCCGGGAGTGCggtttgctttttcctttacCACTCGCACGCTCCGGGCCCCCTAGGCTGCCCGCGCGGTTGCCGCGGGCTGGGATCCTGCTCCCCAGCGCCGCGGGCCTCGTggggctgccccacccccccgAGCCGCGCCGCCcgcaccccaccccgccccccgcgccAGCCCCNNNNNNNNNNNNNNNNNNNNNNNNNNNNNNNNNNNNNNNNNNNNNNNNNNNNNNNNNNNNNNNNNNNNNNNNNNNNNNNNNNNNNNNNNCCCTCCCCcgcgcccgccgccgccgccgccccgccGCCCCGCACGCCCGCCGAAGCTCCGGGCTCGGCCGGGCTTCGCGCGGAGTTGCAGCGGTGGCCGGATGCCAAGTGTAAGTGTAAGTTGCTATGGAAACCCCGACAGAGGCGAGTTCCGAATCCGGAGCGAGACGGAGCCCCGGGCGCCGCCGGATCCGCCCCTCGCATCCCGGCCCCCGGGCGTCCGCGCGCTCAGGCCCCAGCCCGAGGCCGACTGGAGGTGCTTCTGCggccccagcacccagctccGGAAATGCCAGGGATGCAGATAGGGcagaatttgtttttcctttgtattgCGTGAAAACGTGCCAGGTTCTGGTTGCTGGAACCGCCTAAAACAACAAGAGCCCCTGAGAAGCCAGGGCATGCTCCCGGATTTTCGATTGAAGATCTATAAGGAAGTTTTACAATAAATTTGGAGACCTGGAACAAGCCCTGGCGGTTGGTAAATATCTGCGGGGACTGTGTGGCGTCTGCAGCAGCCGTGGGGCTGCTAGGCTAGAGgacaaatggaagaaagagaccCGAATACTCtcagctcccagcccccaccgcagaccttttcttctccctcctggaATGACCTGAGGGACCAGAAGTTACTTTAGTTGAATCCTTTTTCATCATTTCACTGTAATTGATTCAGGTCTGATTAGTAAATTCCTTCTGTAGAAAACGTTGGGACCGTTCAGCTGTACAGTGTTAAACGAGTTTTATGAACTCCTCAGCATTTCAGAGCGTGTGGTTACTAGAAGTTGGGAGATAATCTCGTTTTTCTTTCTGTGGATTACGGCCAATATTTCTGTGTCTTGCAGGATATTTTATCAAGCAGAAATGCATCGAACAACCAGAATCAAGATCACTGAACTAAATCCCCACCTAATGTGTGTGCTTTGTGGAGGGTACTTCATTGATGCCACGACCATAATAGAATGTCTACATTCCTGTAAGTACAAAGTTTTAgaccttttttgtgtgtgttatgtgtatttcacatttctttctgacTTTTGAAAACTATTAACAATTCCCGCAATCCTCAAGAATGTTGGTAAAAAGTGATGGAGTCATATTCTACTCTTGCATTTGGTGAATTTTtgttaatgcatattttaaacttGTAACTATGCAATGTATAAGTATTCTCAGGATATTGAGTTAGTTTAGTTCATTGGAAATACCTTTTGACATTTAGCATTTTGCTATCATTAGTTCTCCATTTTTGACACTAATTTCAATGCTTAGCGTCTAAtttctaaacttaaaaactttttctaCTTCTAGTCTGTAAAACGTGTATTGTGCGTTACTTGGAGACCAGCAAATATTGTCCTATCTGTGATGTCCAAGTTCACAAAACCAGACCACTACTGAATATAAGGTAAGAAAAGGTTTAAAATTATTGTCTCTAATTGTTATTGGAATTGCATAATTTAGTGGAGGCtaccctgttttatttcttcacacAGAATTTACTGTTGAATCTCCACCtaatgtgtgtgttttgtgaaGGTTGGTCTTCATTTCTTGCCATTTTAATGATGACTAACTTTAAGCAAAGTTCGGTATTCAAGtgaattttaatggttttttaaaaacattttttttaaacctgaattAGTTCTCCATTTCTGCATTGGTTTATTGAGTTTATGACAGGCAGGAATGGGTGTGTGTACAgtgcttccattttcttctctctgttctctttcataTTAGCTAATTTAGTAACTTGAAAGGCACACTTCTCTTGATTCAGTGAAATGTGAAGAATTTCTTAATGAATGTAACAAAAGTATTTTTCTGCTGATTTAAAAGATTATTACTCCATAAAGAATTTTTAGTCTCATAATTGTTATCTTACTGATGTGGACTCTCATAATCAAGTAAAATACTAtaccacaaagaaaacaaagaatctgTAATAATTTatgagcatttaaaatttttgccattataattaataatttacttttctaattcttttttcagGTCAGATAAAACTCTCCAAGATATTGTATACAAATTAGTTCCAGGGCTTTTCAAAAGTGAGTAACTTGCTTACAAATGAATTTTTACGAGTATTTCATCAGCTTTACCTGCTATAACAAATGTTTaagtctttttctcccccccccctttagatgaaatgaagagaagaagggaTTTTTATGCAGCTCATCCTTCAGCTGATGGTAATCTCCTTAGAgagggaaaagacattttatttggacagagaatttattattcaataattattaaaattgaatttaacttAAAGTACCATTCCCTTTTTCctacatatgtaatattttaattaaatatttaattttaaattgaatttcaaaatgtctttatAGCTGCCAATGGCTCTAATGAAGATAGAGGAGAAGTTGCAGATGAAGATAAGAGAATTATAACTGATGATGAGATAATAAGCTTATCCATTGAATTCTTTGACCAGAACAGGTAAATTCTGTCAGAAATGTGTTTTATGCTAATCTGTTCATAGATGCATTGTTCCactaataaaattatgtttcttaGATTGGATCGGAAAGTaaacaaagacaaggagaaaCCTAAGGAGGAGGTATGTTCCATGTCGCAAAAACATACAGAAGAAACATTGTTTGGATTCTAGATTTTCTGAAGGTTTATGTTGCCCTTTAGAATATTCTGAGGCCAGATGATGCTGTCAAATAGGAGAAAATGATCATATTTGATGTTTAAGAGTAATTTATATCTGATAGTAACTAGATAGAATTTACTTTATATATGATTATTATTACAAAATACTTTAATGTTCAATGCTTTGATGTATTTGAAGTTTTCTTATTAGCAGTCtccttatttcatatttataatagtaaacTCGAAGTATAGTTAAAAATATAGCCAATCTCAGTTTTGGTATTCATACTTTTTATCATATTGAGGCAATCtaattgaaattctttttcttaccCAAAagttgggaattttaaaaaataactttcctaAATGTATTCTTAGGTGAATGATAAAAGGTATTTACGTTGCCCAGCAGCAATGACTGTGATGCACCTAAGAAAGTTTCTCAGAAGTAAAATGGACATACCTAATACTTTCCAGGTATATACTTTATAGTTTTTGTGCatttaatgtggattttttttaattcaatgacttttttctttttggattccGAACCCCAAAAaagcaacagatttttttaaatttagaactcAATTGGaactgtttcttaaaatgtttagtatgaattttgttttatgcTATAAAAACAAATTCCTTAGTAATTTCAGGTAGTATTTTTCCTCATTTGAAGTGTCAAGAGGGATTCTTTTCCTTGTTCAGATGTTTGAAGAGAATGTTTGTTAAAGCATTTTTGGATTGCATATAGATGACCAAAAAATCTTGATTTATCTTTGTTCTTCATGGTACTTAGTGATTGAAATATTACTTTCCAATAGATTGATGTCATGTATGAAGAGGAACCGTTAAAGGATTACTATACACTAATGGACATTGCCTACATTTATACCTGGAGAAGGGTAAGTGGCCTAACTAATACTCGCAGATTATTGTGGTAAACTGTATTTAAagaggactgattttttttttccttttcattttgtagaatGGTCCGCTTCCTTTGAAATACAGAGTTCGACCTACttgtaaaagaatgaagatgaGTCACCAGAGAGATGGACTGACAAATGCTGGAGAACTGGAAAGTGACTCTGGGAGTGACAAGGCCAACAGCCCCGCAGGAGGTGCTCCCTCCACCTCTTCCTGTCTGCCCAGCCCCAGCACTCCCGTTCAGTCTCCTCACCCTCAGTTCCCTCACATCTCCAGCACTATGAATGGaaccagcagcagccccagcggTAACCACCAATCTTCCTTTGCCAATAGACCTCGAAAATCATCAGTAAATGGGTCGTCAGCAACTTCATCTGGTTGATACCTGAgactcttaaggaaaaaaaattttaaatccccGATTTATATAGATATCTTCATGCCATTACAGCTTTAGAGATGCTAATACATGTGACTGTCGTccaatttgctttcttttgtagtGACATTAAATTTGGCTATAAAAGATGGACTAGATGTGATATTCATATGGACGTTAATGGAAAAGATTGTTCCTCTAAAGAATTGGTTTCTGAGAAGGCAGGCAAGATGTTTTTCTATGTGTTAGGCAAGATGTGAAATGGTTTCTGTAACCATTGTTCAGATTTGAAAAATTCTGCAGTGGATATAAACATTGGGCCATAGTTTGTTAATCTCAACTAACGCCTACATTACATTCTCCTTGATTGTTCTTGTTATTATGCTGTTTTGTGAACCTGTAGAAAACAagtgctttttatcttgaaattcAACAAACAGAAAGAATATGCATAGAATAATGCATTCTATGTAGCCATGTCACTGTGAATAACGACTTCTTGCATATTTAGCCATTTTGATTCCTGTTTGATTTTTACTTCTCTGTTGCTACACAAAACCGATCAAAGGAAAGTAAACTTCAGTTTTACAATCTGTATGCCTAAAAGCGGGTACTACCGTTTATTTTACTGACTTGTTTAAATGATTCGCTTTTGTAAGAATCAGATGGCATTATGCTTGTTGTACGATGCCATATTGGTATATGACATAACAGGAAACAGTATTgtatgatatatttataaatactataaagaaaatattgtgttTCATGCATTCAGAAATGGTTGTTAAAATTCTCCCAACTGGTTCGACCTTTGCAGATACCCTATGTTTGAGCCTTATCAGCATAGAACATTTTTAATGTGGATCTCTAATTctaaattctattccattgaaaGCAATTGGCAAATCATAATACTGATTTTCTGTAGTAAAAtacatgtttacttttaaaattaattgttgcagtaaagaaaaacttttaactAAAGACTTTGGAAACCgttttcatttcctattgcttttgatggaatgaatgtttttaaaatgcatattgatCACTATAattctaaaacaaattttttaagtaaaccagCAAATTGCTGGAAGAAGgcattttatctaaaattaacATGTGGTTTAGCAGTTACTTCAAATTTAAGGAGTTGCTTTTACAGTTACAAACAATGACATATGCCCTCCTCTAATATCTTGAAAtagaagcaatttatttttagcttctccaggtattaatttttaaacagagtgaacatgtatttaaaatatgaataaccaCAACCGTTTTCAGTTTGTGTTTTGCTTTGGTCGAACTTGGTGTGTGTTCATCACCCATCAGTTATTTGTGAGGGTGTTTATTCTATATGAATATCGTTTCATGTTTGTATGGGAAAATTGTAGCTAAACATTTCATTGTCCCCAGTCTGCAAAAGAAGCACAATTCTATTGCTTTGTCTTGCTTATAGTCATTAAATCATTACTTTTACATATATTGCtgttatttctgctttctttaaatatacagtaaatgaagttttatgaaaccacaaaatacatatatttttattttgacctAAATTTGTACAGTACCATTGTAAGTGTTGTTTCTAATTATAgatgtaaaattaaatttcatttgtaattggaaaaatccaataaaaaggatattcatttagaaaatagctaagactttaataaaaatttgatatGAAAAGCACAATGTGCAGAAGTTTTGGAAACCCTACTGTGGATTACAGCAGGTAAAACTAAAGAGAATCCATTGCTGTCTTAAGTAGTGATGTTGCTAAGAAGTCCATGCTTTGTTGTATAATTGCTTGAAAGCCCAATTGAAAGATGTATCTGTTTATTTACTCTACAATCTTTGAAGTAAAAGTTACCCATGTTTGCCAATTTTGGTGAATTTAACTCATTTTTGTAGGCTTCTCAAGTTTTTCATGATGTTatctaagaaagaaaagttagTTAATGGAAGTTTCAAATGATGGTTTTACTTTGGATGATCATGtatacaaagaatgaaaaattatttttcaaagacttcAAAACTTCAAATGCTAGTGGACCTTTCACTTGACTTACACAATACCAAGTTGTGAGATCAACATGGAACTAAAGACTTAACATCTCAAGCTTTTTATAATGGACTTATTTTTGAAATTGCTTATTAAAAATCAGATCTTGCATTTATGGCTTACTTCACACTGTTTTATCATATTTgaaaacatgcatttattttgttcgaaaggattttttttccctactccttttgaaaatttcttaaGCGT encodes the following:
- the BMI1 gene encoding polycomb complex protein BMI-1 isoform X2 → MHRTTRIKITELNPHLMCVLCGGYFIDATTIIECLHSFCKTCIVRYLETSKYCPICDVQVHKTRPLLNIRSDKTLQDIVYKLVPGLFKNEMKRRRDFYAAHPSADAANGSNEDRGEVADEDKRIITDDEIISLSIEFFDQNRLDRKVNKDKEKPKEEVNDKRYLRCPAAMTVMHLRKFLRSKMDIPNTFQIDVMYEEEPLKDYYTLMDIAYIYTWRRNGPLPLKYRVRPTCKRMKMSHQRDGLTNAGELESDSGSDKANSPAGGAPSTSSCLPSPSTPVQSPHPQFPHISSTMNGTSSSPSGNHQSSFANRPRKSSVNGSSATSSG
- the BMI1 gene encoding polycomb complex protein BMI-1 isoform X1 produces the protein MHRTTRIKITELNPHLMCVLCGGYFIDATTIIECLHSFCKTCIVRYLETSKYCPICDVQVHKTRPLLNIRSDKTLQDIVYKLVPGLFKIFFSPPPLDEMKRRRDFYAAHPSADAANGSNEDRGEVADEDKRIITDDEIISLSIEFFDQNRLDRKVNKDKEKPKEEVNDKRYLRCPAAMTVMHLRKFLRSKMDIPNTFQIDVMYEEEPLKDYYTLMDIAYIYTWRRNGPLPLKYRVRPTCKRMKMSHQRDGLTNAGELESDSGSDKANSPAGGAPSTSSCLPSPSTPVQSPHPQFPHISSTMNGTSSSPSGNHQSSFANRPRKSSVNGSSATSSG